The Anguilla anguilla isolate fAngAng1 chromosome 4, fAngAng1.pri, whole genome shotgun sequence genome has a window encoding:
- the LOC118225093 gene encoding ras-responsive element-binding protein 1-like isoform X1, producing MESATDERPVEGVSAALGTEPAEETDDLAAAAREPDQHTGKNGEADEDAGGPEDATQGADLSSINAMMSAVMNVGQLNGGADSASTTPTKTPTKSPSANRTGRRNQEAKEENSDFICPLCQKNCLTQHQLTMHIRQHNSDNGATDHSCSICGKALSSASSLDRHMLVHSGERPYKCSVCGQTFTTNGNMHRHMKIHDKDPNTALPSSPPSPTKRRRPSAKRKPSLEGEGERADMPPSKRVPEDVLADELDPVKAEEEPLPCPICFKTFSCKLDLDSHIDSHPDSTLRCDLCCISFRTHRSLLRHNAAIHKKLPTDPAGHPFIQNNPSIPVGFNDLAFIDFSCRKFPHIAQVWCETNLRRCTSKFHRFVCETCNKAFPLQSALDLHAATHSAEESPPPVDTPADTPLDAGQAGFLESLGLQHSSRVKSVLREEEARQAELDSIRVIHVEPPKSNLPQEAGCLGGLGFPVLDPASLQGLSQRGGLSILSLQPFQKGFVLQPDSGAVVKPICSEGMELADIQQILRMASAAPAQITLPPLSKAPCSATQSSYKQMPQLKPKPLVAPRTSLAASTPPPLMNAQQASPGSISPSLPPPPNQLIKTPGESSSSSSSSSSSSSSSSSSSSSSFSSQDSMEKAQMEADCMGDALTPTDSDRRGIKQEEAEERDAGGRKAGARKNAYPCRFCDQVFAFSGVLQAHMRYHLGISPYQCNICDYVAPDKATLIRHLRTHSGERPYVCRVCHYPFTVKANCERHLRKKHMKSTRKEIEKNIEYVTKGDGTLDLLESASAGDATCRYCGEDLKTYRALQIHLRTHNGCQRKPFECRQCGAAFLAKRNCIHHLLKQHPEVQEWEMEDHIATLQPAAATGTQNGLPPGPGPLAVKVEDTGFYAGDLDQPLDFSSKSRGVGGAGASPGVKMEGIHPAQPSPYGCSMEPMDLSLPKRPKREAPPHVQTGKEIKVEQPTPGSVDIPRPLAVQAKDEAEKPAEEKPQRLAPYQLSLPAAAPLASAPSGAARSQRLKPLLPKPAMATLKELPPLASIAQIISSVSAAPDLLKRESNPSSLCSRAPAAEKSANPKGPAADPDPPVAEDGLDGPAEDPPLDGSKKRAAKRPARCKERPDCGLAAAAAAAGDGLDLESSGEFASVEKMLATTDANKFSPYLQPGPATPQKEEAAERDGQSEDEKEGQDDRQQQQQQAKGKKNAYSNSLQKMTCPFCPRVFPWASSLQRHMLTHTGQKPFPCPKCEAFFSTKSNCERHLLRKHGVANRTLRRNGAMPRPREADDGSRESAESMSETELPAAEALNASGGESEKNPATPNPKEQTEPGPVEQPGHQGETPSQAGRAGAEPEENEDDDSQSNKSLDLNFASKLMDFKFSEGEQHQQPTAGGSAAPASAAAQEPKHTCRSCKKSFRYATTLARHERAHLPEGAAELVRKVTRRSAEASRARGPPAEEEPEEEEAEEEEEAKKGGAAAESEGNASGADSGSEEEKEKEEKSDEEGGATEPKSGDGEPGGGAGSKADKRKKICNVCSKRFWSLQDLTRHMRSHTGRNGCCAFIAVVTALSSSGERPYKCQTCERTFTLKHSLVRHQRIHQKPREEEEEEGEGEGEEEGEGEGAEAAGGAANATGDEEGGARGHSGSESESAPGSTNPASASASASENENDSEATGGSKEEEVEEGEGEEEEEVQSAEKTGSPEREAPETQPSAEPAAQPPQEPPQEPPTERPPDPPADPAAGEPSDGYVQGLQEIHTKPSLERVLPAGEAPMVGLE from the exons ATGGAAAGCGCCACAGACGAGCGGCCGGTGGAAGGGGTCAGCGCAGCGCTGGGCACGGAGCCGGCCGAGGAGACGGACGacctcgccgccgccgcgcgggaGCCAGACCAGCACACAG GAAAGAACGGCGAAGCGGACGAGGACGCCGGGGGCCCGGAGGACGCGACGCAGGGGGCGGACCTGTCCTCCATCAACGCCATGATGTCCGCCGTCATGAACGTGGGCCAGCTCAACGGGGGCGCGGACTCCGCCTCCACCACGCCCACGAAGACGCCCACCAAGTCGCCCTCGGCGAATCGCACGGGGAGGAGGAACCAG GAAGCCAAAGAGGAGAATTCTGACTTCATTTGCCCCCTCTGTCAAAAGAACTGCCTGACCCAGCACCAGCTCACTATGCATATCCGACAG CACAACTCGGACAACGGGGCGACGGACCACTCCTGCAGCATCTGCGGGAAGGCCCTGAGCTCGGCCAGCTCCCTGGACCGCCACATGCTGGTGCACAGCGGGGAGAGGCCCTACAAGTGCTCCGTGTGCGGCCAGACCTTCACCACCAACGGCAACATGCACAG ACACATGAAGATCCACGACAAGGACCCCAACACAGCCCTGCCTTCcagccccccctcgcccaccaAGCGACGGCGGCCCTCCGCCAAGAGGAAGCCCAGCCTGGAGGGCGAAGGAGAGCGGGCAGACATGCCGCCCAGCAAGAGG GTACCGGAGGACGTCCTAGCCGACGAGCTGGACCCGGTCAAGGCCGAGGAGGAGCCGCTCCCCTGTCCCATCTGCTTCAAGACCTTCTCCTGCAAGCTGGACCTGGATTCCCACATCGACTCCCATCCAGACTCCACGCTCAG ATGCGACCTGTGCTGCATCAGTTTCCGCACGCACCGCAGTTTGCTGCGTCACAACGCCGCCATCCACAAAAAGCTGCCCACCGACCCCGCCGGGCACCCCTTCATCCAGAACAACCCCTCCATTCCCGTGGGCTTCAACGACCTGGCATTCATCGACTTCTCCTGCCGCAAGTTCCCCCACATCGCCCAG GTTTGGTGTGAGACCAACCTCCGACGATGCACCAGCAAGTTCCACCGGTTCGTGTGCGAGACCTGCAACAAGGCCTTCCCCTTGCAGTCCGCCCTCGACCTGCACGCGGCCACACACAGTGCCGAAGAGTCGCCCCCGCCCGTGGACACGCCCGCGGACACGCCCCTCGACGCGGGGCAGGCCGGCTTCCTGGAGTCCCTGGGCCTGCAGCATAGCTCCCGGGTGAAGAGCGTgctcagagaggaggaggccCGGCAGGCGGAGCTGGACAGCATCCGGGTCATCCACGTGGAGCCTCCCAAGTCCAACCTACCTCAGGAGGCGGGCTGCCTCGGCGGGCTGGGCTTCCCCGTGCTGGACCCCGCCTCCCTGCAGGGCCTGTCCCAGAGGGGCGGCCTCAGCATCCTGTCCCTGCAGCCCTTCCAGAAGGGCTTCGTCCTGCAGCCCGACAGCGGCGCCGTGGTCAAGCCCATCTGCAGCGAGGGCATGGAGCTGGCCGACATCCAGCAGATCCTGAGGATGGCCTCGGCGGCCCCCGCCCAGATCACCCTGCCGCCGCTGTCCAAGGCCCCCTGTAGCGCCACGCAGTCCAGCTACAAGCAGATGCCCCAGCTGAAGCCAAAGCCCCTGGTGGCCCCCCGCACCAGCCTGGCCGCCTCCACGCCGCCCCCCCTCATGAATGCCCAGCAGGCCTCCCCCGGCTCCATCAGCCCCAGCCTGCCGCCCCCGCCCAACCAGCTGATCAAGACCCCCGGGGagtcctcctcatcctcctcttcctcctcctcctcctcctcctcttcttcttcgtcCTCCTCGTCTTCGTTCAGCAGCCAGGACTCCATGGAGAAGGCGCAGATGGAGGCGGACTGCATGGGCGACGCCCTGACGCCGACGGACTCGGACCGGCGCGGCATCAagcaggaggaggcggaggagaggGACGCGGGCGGGAGGAAGGCCGGAGCCCGCAAGAACGCGTACCCCTGCCGCTTCTGCGACCAGGTGTTCGCCTTCTCGGGGGTCCTGCAGGCCCACATGCGCTACCACCTGGGTATCTCGCCCTACCAGTGCAACATCTGCGACTACGTGGCCCCCGACAAGGCCACGCTCATCCGCCACCTGCGCACCCACAGCGGGGAGCGGCCCTACGTCTGCCGCGTCTGCCACTACCCCTTCACCGTCAAGGCCAACTGCGAGCGCCACCTGCGCAAGAAGCACATGAAGAGCACCCGCAAGGAGATCGAGAAGAACATCGAGTACGTGACCAAGGGCGACGGGACCCTGGACCTGCTGGAGTCGGCCAGCGCCGGGGACGCCACCTGCCGCTACTGCGGGGAGGACCTGAAGACCTACCGCGCCCTGCAGATCCACCTGCGCACCCACAACGGCTGCCAGCGCAAGCCCTTCGAGTGCCGGCAGTGCGGGGCCGCCTTCCTGGCCAAGAGGAACTGCATCCACCACCTGCTCAAGCAGCACCCCGAGGTGCAGGAGTGGGAGATGGAGGACCACATCGCCACCCTGCAGCCGGCCGCCGCCACGGGGACGCAGAACGGGCTgccccccggccccggccctCTCGCGGTTAAGGTGGAGGACACGGGCTTCTACGCCGGCGATCTGGACCAGCCCCTGGACTTCTCCAGCAAGAGCCGCGGGGTCGGGGGCGCGGGGGCCTCGCCGGGCGTCAAGATGGAAGGCATCCACCCCGCCCAGCCGTCCCCCTACGGTTGCTCCATGGAGCCCATGGACCTGTCCCTTCCCAAGAGGCCGAAGAGAGAAGCCCCGCCCCATGTCCAGACCGGGAAGGAGATAAAGGTGGAGCAGCCCACTCCCGGCAGCGTGGACATCCCTCGCCCTCTGGCCGTCCAGGCCAAAGACGAGGCGGAGAAACCCGCGGAGGAGAAGCCCCAGCGGTTGGCCCCATACCAGCTCTCGCTCCCCGCGGCCGCCCCGCTCgccagcgccccctctggcgcGGCTCGATCCCAGAGGCTGAAGCCGCTGTTGCCCAAACCCGCCATGGCGACCCTCAAGGAGCTCCCGCCGCTGGCCTCCATCGCCCAGATCATCTCCTCGGTCTCCGCTGCCCCGGACCTGCTCAAGAGGGAGAGcaatcccagcagcctctgcagcAGGGCGCCCGCCGCGGAGAAGAGCGCAAACCCCAAAGGCCCCGCGGCGGACCCCGACCCGCCCGTTGCCGAGGACGGCCTCGACGGGCCCGCGGAAGACCCCCCTCTGGACGGCTCCAAGAAGAGGGCTGCCAAGAGGCCCGCCCGCTGCAAAGAGCGGCCGGACTGCGgcctggccgccgccgccgccgccgcgggagACGGGCTCGACCTGGAGTCCAGCGGCGAGTTCGCCAGCGTGGAGAAGATGCTGGCCACCACCGACGCCAACAAATTCAGCCCCTACCTGCAGCCCGGCCCGGCCACGCCCCAGAAGGAGGAGGCGGCGGAGAGGGACGGCCAGAGCGAGGACGAGAAGGAGGGCCAGGACgaccggcagcagcagcagcagcaggccaaGGGGAAGAAGAACGCCTACTCCAATTCCCTGCAGAAGATGACCTGCCCCTTCTGCCCCCGCGTCTTCCCCTGGGCCAGCTCTCTGCAGcgacacatgctcacgcacaccg GTCAGAAGCCTTTCCCCTGCCCCAAATGTGAAGCCTTCTTTTCTACCAAGTCAAACTGCGAGCGTCACCTGCTGCGGAAGCACGGCGTAGCCAATCGCACGCTGCGCCGCAACGGCGCCATGCCTAGGCCCAGGGAAGCAGACGACGGGTCACGCGAGAGTGCAG AGAGCATGTCGGAGACCGAGCTCCCAGCAGCGGAGGCGCTAAACGCGAGCGGCGGCGAGTCAGAGAAGAACCCGGCCACACCCAACCCCAAGGAGCAGACAGAGCCAGGCCCCGTGGAGCAGCCgggccaccagggggagacACCGAGCCAAGCGGGCCGGGCTGGCGCCGAGCCCGAGGAGAACGAGGACGACGACTCGCAGAGCAACAAGAGCCTGGACCTCAACTTCGCCAGCAAGCTGATGGACTTCAAGTTCTCCGAGGGcgagcagcaccagcagccgacagcagggggcagcgcgGCGCCCGCTAGCGCCGCTGCGCAGGAGCCCAAGCacacctgcaggagctgcaAGAAGAGCTTCCGCTACGCCACCACCCTGGCCCGCCACGAGAGGGCGCACCTCCCGGAGGGCGCGGCCGAGCTGGTCAGGAAGGTGACGCGGCGCTCGGCGGAGGCCAGCCGAGCCCGAGGCCCCCCCGCGGAGGAGGagcccgaggaggaggaggcggaggaggaggaggaggcgaagaaggggggggcggcggcggagaGCGAGGGGAACGCCAGCGGGGCGGACAGCGGCTCggaagaagagaaggagaaggaggagaagagcgacgaggagggcggggccacggAACCAAAGAGCGGCGACGGGGAGCCGGGGGGTGGGGCCGGGAGCAAAGCCGACAAGAGGAAGAAGATCTGCAACGTGTGCAGCAAGCGCTTCTGGTCTTTGCAAGACCTGACCCGACACATGCGCTCTCACACAG GTAGAAATGGCTGCTGTGCCTTCATCGCCGTGGTGACCGCTCTGTCCTCCTCAGGTGAGAGGCCCTACAAGTGCCAGACGTGCGAGCGGACCTTCACCCTGAAGCACAGCCTGGTGCGGCACCAGCGCATCCACCAGAAGCCccgcgaggaggaggaggaggagggcgagggcgagggggaggaggagggggagggggagggtgcgGAAGCAGCGGGCGGGGCCGCGAACGCCACCGGCGACGAGGAGGGAGGAGCCAGAGGCCACTCGGGCAGCGAGAGCGAATCGGCGCCCGGCAGCACCAaccccgcctccgcctccgcctccgcctcggAGAACGAGAACGACAGCGAGGCCACGGGCGGCtccaaggaggaggaggtggaagagggggagggggaggaggaggaggaggtccaAAGCGCGGAGAAGACGGGGAGCCCGGAGCGGGAGGCTCCCGAAACGCAGCCGAGCGCGGAGCCCGCGGCGCAGCCCCCCCAGGAGCCCCCCCAGGAGCCCCCCACGGAGCGGCCTCCCGACCCCCCCGCCGACCCCGCCGCGGGCGAACCCTCGGACGGCTACGTCCAGGGCCTGCAGGAGATCCACACCAAGCCCTCCCTGGAGCGCGTCCTGCCCGCCGGCGAAGCCCCGATGGTGGGGCTGGAGTGA
- the LOC118225093 gene encoding ras-responsive element-binding protein 1-like isoform X2: MESATDERPVEGVSAALGTEPAEETDDLAAAAREPDQHTGKNGEADEDAGGPEDATQGADLSSINAMMSAVMNVGQLNGGADSASTTPTKTPTKSPSANRTGRRNQEAKEENSDFICPLCQKNCLTQHQLTMHIRQHNSDNGATDHSCSICGKALSSASSLDRHMLVHSGERPYKCSVCGQTFTTNGNMHRHMKIHDKDPNTALPSSPPSPTKRRRPSAKRKPSLEGEGERADMPPSKRVPEDVLADELDPVKAEEEPLPCPICFKTFSCKLDLDSHIDSHPDSTLRCDLCCISFRTHRSLLRHNAAIHKKLPTDPAGHPFIQNNPSIPVGFNDLAFIDFSCRKFPHIAQVWCETNLRRCTSKFHRFVCETCNKAFPLQSALDLHAATHSAEESPPPVDTPADTPLDAGQAGFLESLGLQHSSRVKSVLREEEARQAELDSIRVIHVEPPKSNLPQEAGCLGGLGFPVLDPASLQGLSQRGGLSILSLQPFQKGFVLQPDSGAVVKPICSEGMELADIQQILRMASAAPAQITLPPLSKAPCSATQSSYKQMPQLKPKPLVAPRTSLAASTPPPLMNAQQASPGSISPSLPPPPNQLIKTPGESSSSSSSSSSSSSSSSSSSSSSFSSQDSMEKAQMEADCMGDALTPTDSDRRGIKQEEAEERDAGGRKAGARKNAYPCRFCDQVFAFSGVLQAHMRYHLGISPYQCNICDYVAPDKATLIRHLRTHSGERPYVCRVCHYPFTVKANCERHLRKKHMKSTRKEIEKNIEYVTKGDGTLDLLESASAGDATCRYCGEDLKTYRALQIHLRTHNGCQRKPFECRQCGAAFLAKRNCIHHLLKQHPEVQEWEMEDHIATLQPAAATGTQNGLPPGPGPLAVKVEDTGFYAGDLDQPLDFSSKSRGVGGAGASPGVKMEGIHPAQPSPYGCSMEPMDLSLPKRPKREAPPHVQTGKEIKVEQPTPGSVDIPRPLAVQAKDEAEKPAEEKPQRLAPYQLSLPAAAPLASAPSGAARSQRLKPLLPKPAMATLKELPPLASIAQIISSVSAAPDLLKRESNPSSLCSRAPAAEKSANPKGPAADPDPPVAEDGLDGPAEDPPLDGSKKRAAKRPARCKERPDCGLAAAAAAAGDGLDLESSGEFASVEKMLATTDANKFSPYLQPGPATPQKEEAAERDGQSEDEKEGQDDRQQQQQQAKGKKNAYSNSLQKMTCPFCPRVFPWASSLQRHMLTHTGQKPFPCPKCEAFFSTKSNCERHLLRKHGVANRTLRRNGAMPRPREADDGSRESAESMSETELPAAEALNASGGESEKNPATPNPKEQTEPGPVEQPGHQGETPSQAGRAGAEPEENEDDDSQSNKSLDLNFASKLMDFKFSEGEQHQQPTAGGSAAPASAAAQEPKHTCRSCKKSFRYATTLARHERAHLPEGAAELVRKVTRRSAEASRARGPPAEEEPEEEEAEEEEEAKKGGAAAESEGNASGADSGSEEEKEKEEKSDEEGGATEPKSGDGEPGGGAGSKADKRKKICNVCSKRFWSLQDLTRHMRSHTGERPYKCQTCERTFTLKHSLVRHQRIHQKPREEEEEEGEGEGEEEGEGEGAEAAGGAANATGDEEGGARGHSGSESESAPGSTNPASASASASENENDSEATGGSKEEEVEEGEGEEEEEVQSAEKTGSPEREAPETQPSAEPAAQPPQEPPQEPPTERPPDPPADPAAGEPSDGYVQGLQEIHTKPSLERVLPAGEAPMVGLE, encoded by the exons ATGGAAAGCGCCACAGACGAGCGGCCGGTGGAAGGGGTCAGCGCAGCGCTGGGCACGGAGCCGGCCGAGGAGACGGACGacctcgccgccgccgcgcgggaGCCAGACCAGCACACAG GAAAGAACGGCGAAGCGGACGAGGACGCCGGGGGCCCGGAGGACGCGACGCAGGGGGCGGACCTGTCCTCCATCAACGCCATGATGTCCGCCGTCATGAACGTGGGCCAGCTCAACGGGGGCGCGGACTCCGCCTCCACCACGCCCACGAAGACGCCCACCAAGTCGCCCTCGGCGAATCGCACGGGGAGGAGGAACCAG GAAGCCAAAGAGGAGAATTCTGACTTCATTTGCCCCCTCTGTCAAAAGAACTGCCTGACCCAGCACCAGCTCACTATGCATATCCGACAG CACAACTCGGACAACGGGGCGACGGACCACTCCTGCAGCATCTGCGGGAAGGCCCTGAGCTCGGCCAGCTCCCTGGACCGCCACATGCTGGTGCACAGCGGGGAGAGGCCCTACAAGTGCTCCGTGTGCGGCCAGACCTTCACCACCAACGGCAACATGCACAG ACACATGAAGATCCACGACAAGGACCCCAACACAGCCCTGCCTTCcagccccccctcgcccaccaAGCGACGGCGGCCCTCCGCCAAGAGGAAGCCCAGCCTGGAGGGCGAAGGAGAGCGGGCAGACATGCCGCCCAGCAAGAGG GTACCGGAGGACGTCCTAGCCGACGAGCTGGACCCGGTCAAGGCCGAGGAGGAGCCGCTCCCCTGTCCCATCTGCTTCAAGACCTTCTCCTGCAAGCTGGACCTGGATTCCCACATCGACTCCCATCCAGACTCCACGCTCAG ATGCGACCTGTGCTGCATCAGTTTCCGCACGCACCGCAGTTTGCTGCGTCACAACGCCGCCATCCACAAAAAGCTGCCCACCGACCCCGCCGGGCACCCCTTCATCCAGAACAACCCCTCCATTCCCGTGGGCTTCAACGACCTGGCATTCATCGACTTCTCCTGCCGCAAGTTCCCCCACATCGCCCAG GTTTGGTGTGAGACCAACCTCCGACGATGCACCAGCAAGTTCCACCGGTTCGTGTGCGAGACCTGCAACAAGGCCTTCCCCTTGCAGTCCGCCCTCGACCTGCACGCGGCCACACACAGTGCCGAAGAGTCGCCCCCGCCCGTGGACACGCCCGCGGACACGCCCCTCGACGCGGGGCAGGCCGGCTTCCTGGAGTCCCTGGGCCTGCAGCATAGCTCCCGGGTGAAGAGCGTgctcagagaggaggaggccCGGCAGGCGGAGCTGGACAGCATCCGGGTCATCCACGTGGAGCCTCCCAAGTCCAACCTACCTCAGGAGGCGGGCTGCCTCGGCGGGCTGGGCTTCCCCGTGCTGGACCCCGCCTCCCTGCAGGGCCTGTCCCAGAGGGGCGGCCTCAGCATCCTGTCCCTGCAGCCCTTCCAGAAGGGCTTCGTCCTGCAGCCCGACAGCGGCGCCGTGGTCAAGCCCATCTGCAGCGAGGGCATGGAGCTGGCCGACATCCAGCAGATCCTGAGGATGGCCTCGGCGGCCCCCGCCCAGATCACCCTGCCGCCGCTGTCCAAGGCCCCCTGTAGCGCCACGCAGTCCAGCTACAAGCAGATGCCCCAGCTGAAGCCAAAGCCCCTGGTGGCCCCCCGCACCAGCCTGGCCGCCTCCACGCCGCCCCCCCTCATGAATGCCCAGCAGGCCTCCCCCGGCTCCATCAGCCCCAGCCTGCCGCCCCCGCCCAACCAGCTGATCAAGACCCCCGGGGagtcctcctcatcctcctcttcctcctcctcctcctcctcctcttcttcttcgtcCTCCTCGTCTTCGTTCAGCAGCCAGGACTCCATGGAGAAGGCGCAGATGGAGGCGGACTGCATGGGCGACGCCCTGACGCCGACGGACTCGGACCGGCGCGGCATCAagcaggaggaggcggaggagaggGACGCGGGCGGGAGGAAGGCCGGAGCCCGCAAGAACGCGTACCCCTGCCGCTTCTGCGACCAGGTGTTCGCCTTCTCGGGGGTCCTGCAGGCCCACATGCGCTACCACCTGGGTATCTCGCCCTACCAGTGCAACATCTGCGACTACGTGGCCCCCGACAAGGCCACGCTCATCCGCCACCTGCGCACCCACAGCGGGGAGCGGCCCTACGTCTGCCGCGTCTGCCACTACCCCTTCACCGTCAAGGCCAACTGCGAGCGCCACCTGCGCAAGAAGCACATGAAGAGCACCCGCAAGGAGATCGAGAAGAACATCGAGTACGTGACCAAGGGCGACGGGACCCTGGACCTGCTGGAGTCGGCCAGCGCCGGGGACGCCACCTGCCGCTACTGCGGGGAGGACCTGAAGACCTACCGCGCCCTGCAGATCCACCTGCGCACCCACAACGGCTGCCAGCGCAAGCCCTTCGAGTGCCGGCAGTGCGGGGCCGCCTTCCTGGCCAAGAGGAACTGCATCCACCACCTGCTCAAGCAGCACCCCGAGGTGCAGGAGTGGGAGATGGAGGACCACATCGCCACCCTGCAGCCGGCCGCCGCCACGGGGACGCAGAACGGGCTgccccccggccccggccctCTCGCGGTTAAGGTGGAGGACACGGGCTTCTACGCCGGCGATCTGGACCAGCCCCTGGACTTCTCCAGCAAGAGCCGCGGGGTCGGGGGCGCGGGGGCCTCGCCGGGCGTCAAGATGGAAGGCATCCACCCCGCCCAGCCGTCCCCCTACGGTTGCTCCATGGAGCCCATGGACCTGTCCCTTCCCAAGAGGCCGAAGAGAGAAGCCCCGCCCCATGTCCAGACCGGGAAGGAGATAAAGGTGGAGCAGCCCACTCCCGGCAGCGTGGACATCCCTCGCCCTCTGGCCGTCCAGGCCAAAGACGAGGCGGAGAAACCCGCGGAGGAGAAGCCCCAGCGGTTGGCCCCATACCAGCTCTCGCTCCCCGCGGCCGCCCCGCTCgccagcgccccctctggcgcGGCTCGATCCCAGAGGCTGAAGCCGCTGTTGCCCAAACCCGCCATGGCGACCCTCAAGGAGCTCCCGCCGCTGGCCTCCATCGCCCAGATCATCTCCTCGGTCTCCGCTGCCCCGGACCTGCTCAAGAGGGAGAGcaatcccagcagcctctgcagcAGGGCGCCCGCCGCGGAGAAGAGCGCAAACCCCAAAGGCCCCGCGGCGGACCCCGACCCGCCCGTTGCCGAGGACGGCCTCGACGGGCCCGCGGAAGACCCCCCTCTGGACGGCTCCAAGAAGAGGGCTGCCAAGAGGCCCGCCCGCTGCAAAGAGCGGCCGGACTGCGgcctggccgccgccgccgccgccgcgggagACGGGCTCGACCTGGAGTCCAGCGGCGAGTTCGCCAGCGTGGAGAAGATGCTGGCCACCACCGACGCCAACAAATTCAGCCCCTACCTGCAGCCCGGCCCGGCCACGCCCCAGAAGGAGGAGGCGGCGGAGAGGGACGGCCAGAGCGAGGACGAGAAGGAGGGCCAGGACgaccggcagcagcagcagcagcaggccaaGGGGAAGAAGAACGCCTACTCCAATTCCCTGCAGAAGATGACCTGCCCCTTCTGCCCCCGCGTCTTCCCCTGGGCCAGCTCTCTGCAGcgacacatgctcacgcacaccg GTCAGAAGCCTTTCCCCTGCCCCAAATGTGAAGCCTTCTTTTCTACCAAGTCAAACTGCGAGCGTCACCTGCTGCGGAAGCACGGCGTAGCCAATCGCACGCTGCGCCGCAACGGCGCCATGCCTAGGCCCAGGGAAGCAGACGACGGGTCACGCGAGAGTGCAG AGAGCATGTCGGAGACCGAGCTCCCAGCAGCGGAGGCGCTAAACGCGAGCGGCGGCGAGTCAGAGAAGAACCCGGCCACACCCAACCCCAAGGAGCAGACAGAGCCAGGCCCCGTGGAGCAGCCgggccaccagggggagacACCGAGCCAAGCGGGCCGGGCTGGCGCCGAGCCCGAGGAGAACGAGGACGACGACTCGCAGAGCAACAAGAGCCTGGACCTCAACTTCGCCAGCAAGCTGATGGACTTCAAGTTCTCCGAGGGcgagcagcaccagcagccgacagcagggggcagcgcgGCGCCCGCTAGCGCCGCTGCGCAGGAGCCCAAGCacacctgcaggagctgcaAGAAGAGCTTCCGCTACGCCACCACCCTGGCCCGCCACGAGAGGGCGCACCTCCCGGAGGGCGCGGCCGAGCTGGTCAGGAAGGTGACGCGGCGCTCGGCGGAGGCCAGCCGAGCCCGAGGCCCCCCCGCGGAGGAGGagcccgaggaggaggaggcggaggaggaggaggaggcgaagaaggggggggcggcggcggagaGCGAGGGGAACGCCAGCGGGGCGGACAGCGGCTCggaagaagagaaggagaaggaggagaagagcgacgaggagggcggggccacggAACCAAAGAGCGGCGACGGGGAGCCGGGGGGTGGGGCCGGGAGCAAAGCCGACAAGAGGAAGAAGATCTGCAACGTGTGCAGCAAGCGCTTCTGGTCTTTGCAAGACCTGACCCGACACATGCGCTCTCACACAG GTGAGAGGCCCTACAAGTGCCAGACGTGCGAGCGGACCTTCACCCTGAAGCACAGCCTGGTGCGGCACCAGCGCATCCACCAGAAGCCccgcgaggaggaggaggaggagggcgagggcgagggggaggaggagggggagggggagggtgcgGAAGCAGCGGGCGGGGCCGCGAACGCCACCGGCGACGAGGAGGGAGGAGCCAGAGGCCACTCGGGCAGCGAGAGCGAATCGGCGCCCGGCAGCACCAaccccgcctccgcctccgcctccgcctcggAGAACGAGAACGACAGCGAGGCCACGGGCGGCtccaaggaggaggaggtggaagagggggagggggaggaggaggaggaggtccaAAGCGCGGAGAAGACGGGGAGCCCGGAGCGGGAGGCTCCCGAAACGCAGCCGAGCGCGGAGCCCGCGGCGCAGCCCCCCCAGGAGCCCCCCCAGGAGCCCCCCACGGAGCGGCCTCCCGACCCCCCCGCCGACCCCGCCGCGGGCGAACCCTCGGACGGCTACGTCCAGGGCCTGCAGGAGATCCACACCAAGCCCTCCCTGGAGCGCGTCCTGCCCGCCGGCGAAGCCCCGATGGTGGGGCTGGAGTGA